One region of Paenibacillus polymyxa M1 genomic DNA includes:
- a CDS encoding SMI1/KNR4 family protein: MTVHFAHILEKLGGIAKRLRQGGMPDVVYQWTKGISEEELTELEERLQIPLPASLSELIKRCGSLHLLWCLPQHCIVADEPACSYESSNGLKQKPNMLDDITGEFGWNHEYISYFTSYGENTDSAADEQRYLILNYNGAGDPILLDRATSATEPAVFCYEHELDRFMLLAESLPTYIETMLALHGLWLWDWSNVSDELGIQLDSPPLQLWQRWLNTFCTMKLEDAARSLETLIHYTTMHGADHPAVLQAFQAYDPKDIFLAWEQRIQRNPAQFATWAFFIGETAGIGAADWVRSLWEPDTDITQAWNSSASNNIHAERAFVSTRAYLSARCLPEQEGLENVYNDLMQHTAKDGKLEGYTVSGQLQHFHSPQVIDWMRDKVNHPVDGWAVLFAYSRPTAEQVIEWLSSNELHQKIATEALDIMIQRDLLPGLEADVWASISNLLHASLQLVMLKKDKRRIEAVLEQLSDLKLR, encoded by the coding sequence ATGACAGTACATTTTGCACATATCTTAGAAAAGCTCGGAGGGATCGCTAAGCGCCTGAGACAAGGTGGGATGCCTGACGTAGTATACCAATGGACGAAGGGGATTTCCGAAGAGGAACTGACTGAGTTGGAGGAACGGCTGCAAATCCCTTTGCCTGCCTCCCTGTCTGAATTGATAAAGCGGTGTGGCAGCTTACATTTGCTATGGTGCCTCCCTCAACACTGTATTGTAGCCGATGAACCGGCTTGTTCATATGAAAGCAGTAATGGCCTTAAACAAAAACCGAATATGCTTGACGATATTACAGGAGAATTTGGCTGGAATCATGAGTATATAAGCTATTTTACATCCTATGGAGAAAACACCGACTCAGCAGCGGACGAACAACGATATCTAATTTTAAACTATAACGGTGCCGGTGATCCGATCCTGCTTGATAGAGCGACATCCGCAACAGAGCCAGCAGTGTTCTGTTATGAGCATGAGTTGGATCGGTTCATGCTGCTCGCAGAAAGTCTACCTACCTATATAGAAACCATGCTTGCCTTACACGGGTTATGGCTGTGGGATTGGTCTAACGTGTCAGACGAGCTTGGTATTCAACTAGACAGCCCACCGCTGCAGTTGTGGCAGCGCTGGTTGAACACGTTCTGTACGATGAAGCTGGAGGATGCCGCCCGGTCGCTGGAAACACTGATCCATTACACCACCATGCATGGCGCAGATCATCCTGCTGTACTGCAGGCTTTTCAGGCCTATGATCCAAAGGATATTTTTCTTGCCTGGGAGCAGCGCATTCAGCGTAACCCGGCCCAATTCGCTACATGGGCATTTTTTATTGGGGAGACCGCAGGTATTGGGGCTGCTGACTGGGTTCGCTCCTTATGGGAGCCGGACACGGATATCACGCAAGCATGGAATTCATCCGCTTCAAATAACATACATGCTGAGAGAGCATTTGTCTCGACACGTGCCTATCTATCCGCCCGCTGTCTGCCCGAACAGGAAGGATTAGAAAATGTTTATAATGATCTGATGCAGCATACGGCAAAGGATGGCAAATTAGAAGGGTACACCGTTAGCGGGCAGTTACAGCATTTTCATTCACCGCAGGTCATTGACTGGATGCGGGATAAGGTCAATCATCCGGTCGATGGCTGGGCAGTACTTTTCGCCTACTCTCGTCCTACAGCTGAGCAGGTGATTGAATGGCTATCCAGTAACGAGCTTCATCAGAAAATTGCAACCGAGGCGCTGGATATCATGATTCAGCGCGATCTTCTGCCCGGTCTAGAAGCAGACGTTTGGGCTAGCATCTCAAACCTGCTTCATGCTTCTTTACAACTCGTGATGCTCAAAAAAGATAAACGTCGCATTGAAGCCGTGCTGGAGCAGCTTTCAGATTTGAAACTTCGTTAA
- a CDS encoding TetR/AcrR family transcriptional regulator: MKHIKRRERESSEIRRKIIEAARSLFLNQGYAEVSMRKIADQIEYSPTTIYHYFSNKEAVVRELLLEGNALFLKALQQRVDEAQAAGLNALDTLKTVSDAYVRFGMANPEYYNILFISNLESVSSVSLIDSGSFKGFELLEGGLKVAMEEGGIIQGDEHLMARSVWSMLHGLTSLLLNFELPMAKANNELISFTIDTFFRGLSR; encoded by the coding sequence ATGAAACATATCAAACGCCGAGAACGTGAGAGCAGTGAGATTCGCCGCAAAATCATTGAGGCCGCCCGATCACTCTTCTTGAACCAAGGGTATGCCGAGGTCTCTATGCGTAAAATTGCGGATCAGATCGAATATTCACCAACGACTATTTATCATTATTTCTCCAATAAGGAAGCGGTTGTTCGTGAACTGCTGTTAGAAGGGAATGCTTTGTTCCTGAAGGCTCTTCAGCAGCGCGTGGATGAAGCACAGGCAGCCGGACTGAACGCTCTGGACACACTGAAAACAGTGTCCGATGCTTATGTCCGTTTTGGCATGGCTAATCCCGAATACTACAACATCCTGTTTATCAGCAACCTTGAATCTGTAAGCTCGGTTAGCCTTATAGACAGTGGGAGTTTTAAAGGGTTTGAGTTGCTTGAGGGCGGACTCAAAGTCGCTATGGAGGAAGGGGGCATCATTCAAGGGGATGAGCACCTGATGGCTAGATCCGTATGGAGTATGTTACACGGACTAACTTCTCTTCTCCTGAATTTTGAGCTTCCTATGGCCAAAGCAAATAATGAATTGATTTCATTTACTATAGATACTTTTTTTCGAGGATTAAGCCGCTGA
- a CDS encoding phytoene desaturase family protein encodes MNQYDVIVIGAGLGGLSCAARLSALGYRTAVFESHTLAGGFATEFTRKGYTFDVSLHGVGGLEEGSFGRMLKDCHVDQQIVPLRKKHPYSIRWEGQTIDIPSDVREYTQLLKGMFPAETAAIDKLFAGIRRFEAGFSAFSSRTSWRKMAGLLKAGTFFRWTQMTTWEAVSQFGLSDRFTEFFTALWAYYGLPPKRLAALYFFIPWMGYHLEGTYYIQGGAQALSNALVEAIQSAGGEVHLRSQVSEIILERGKAAGVRLNKGDVYKANWVVSGISPHHTYGRLLENHHAARRELEAVTKMETGTSLTQLYLGLSCEPRELGITEEDLILCNEPDSETDYEVMMSGQYTKGNWMFTNYNAMDPTLNEAGKGVITVTFLDRLENWPSARPEYKAKKEAVKQQILERLEQLYPGFSSKVVVAELGTPRTMQRYTANPGGAVYGFAQTVRQSGIHRLKHKSAVNRLSLVGAWTQPGGGFQGAMNSGIMEADRIAAKLR; translated from the coding sequence ATGAACCAATATGATGTTATTGTCATTGGTGCCGGGCTGGGTGGTTTGTCTTGTGCAGCCAGACTTTCTGCGTTGGGTTACCGGACAGCTGTGTTTGAAAGTCATACTTTGGCTGGCGGCTTTGCTACTGAATTCACAAGAAAGGGATATACCTTTGATGTCTCCTTGCACGGCGTCGGCGGACTCGAAGAAGGCAGCTTCGGCCGGATGTTAAAGGACTGCCATGTGGACCAGCAAATCGTCCCTCTACGCAAAAAGCATCCTTACTCCATTCGCTGGGAAGGACAGACCATTGATATCCCATCTGATGTGCGGGAGTACACGCAGCTCCTCAAAGGCATGTTTCCTGCTGAGACAGCAGCCATTGACAAGCTTTTCGCAGGTATTCGCCGTTTTGAGGCAGGCTTTTCTGCTTTTTCTTCCCGTACTTCCTGGCGTAAGATGGCGGGCCTGCTCAAAGCAGGCACCTTCTTCCGCTGGACGCAAATGACTACCTGGGAGGCTGTAAGCCAGTTTGGCTTGTCTGACCGATTCACGGAATTTTTCACCGCCCTATGGGCTTATTATGGTTTGCCCCCGAAGAGGCTTGCGGCCTTGTATTTTTTCATTCCTTGGATGGGCTATCATCTGGAGGGGACGTATTACATTCAGGGAGGTGCACAGGCCTTGTCCAATGCGCTGGTCGAAGCTATTCAATCAGCTGGAGGAGAAGTTCACCTGCGCAGTCAGGTGTCTGAAATTATACTTGAACGTGGTAAGGCAGCTGGTGTTCGTCTGAACAAAGGGGATGTATATAAAGCCAACTGGGTTGTGTCTGGTATCAGTCCTCATCATACCTATGGTCGTCTGCTGGAAAATCATCATGCCGCCCGTCGTGAGCTGGAGGCTGTCACCAAAATGGAGACTGGCACATCTCTTACTCAGCTATACCTAGGGCTATCATGCGAGCCTCGCGAGCTTGGGATCACCGAAGAAGACTTAATCCTATGTAACGAGCCGGATTCGGAGACGGATTATGAAGTCATGATGAGCGGCCAGTATACGAAAGGCAACTGGATGTTCACAAATTATAACGCCATGGACCCTACACTCAATGAAGCGGGAAAGGGTGTCATCACCGTTACATTTTTGGACAGATTGGAGAACTGGCCTAGCGCACGTCCCGAATATAAAGCCAAAAAAGAAGCAGTAAAACAGCAGATACTGGAACGCCTTGAACAGCTATACCCTGGTTTTAGCAGTAAAGTGGTAGTGGCAGAGTTGGGCACACCACGCACAATGCAGCGGTATACCGCTAATCCCGGCGGGGCTGTTTACGGCTTTGCGCAAACGGTGCGGCAGTCCGGTATACACAGACTGAAGCACAAATCAGCAGTGAACCGTCTGTCATTGGTAGGGGCCTGGACACAGCCTGGGGGCGGGTTTCAAGGAGCTATGAACTCGGGTATAATGGAAGCTGATCGTATCGCCGCCAAATTGAGATAG
- a CDS encoding PHB depolymerase family esterase: MQKRRFALVLLSFVLLLTIFYPSSSSAAAAADVPAPQATLFTQVQPLGEVVSAVVLKYSTNIDGASLSTSSFQVQSVLNDVYTDRTVTGVYTNDTGAITNRSTHGKYVVIELDTQDKNASTLTYDSTSAVNRINPLNYYISQKKDIATSKKTVIPASTQTVKATDKVTPIVDDFQKNTFENKDGFKLNYFTFEPKVEPGKTYPLVVFLHGNGERGDGNGVNLLANAGAVTWASPEQQAKHPSFVIAPQSPIDLEHKFIWADEPRNSAVADLVRETALKYPIDTNRIYIVGISQGAMGTWRLLEKNLDLFAAGVPIAGLTNYEKAVNMYAPVDPAHVEVLKNVPIWAFHAADDTTVSPKNSEEMVAAIKVQSGNLIHFTEYEAGIIKPTGHFSWVPALQNQDMIEWLFAQKK, translated from the coding sequence ATGCAAAAAAGACGTTTCGCCCTTGTTCTACTATCTTTCGTGCTCTTGCTTACGATCTTTTATCCATCCTCCAGCTCTGCCGCGGCAGCAGCCGATGTTCCAGCACCACAGGCTACTCTGTTTACTCAAGTACAGCCTCTGGGTGAGGTTGTTTCTGCCGTTGTACTGAAATACAGCACCAATATTGACGGAGCATCCCTGTCCACATCCAGCTTTCAGGTTCAATCTGTACTCAATGATGTATACACGGACAGAACCGTGACCGGCGTATATACCAACGATACTGGCGCCATCACCAACCGAAGTACTCATGGCAAATATGTCGTGATCGAGCTGGATACACAGGATAAAAATGCAAGCACTCTCACTTACGATTCCACAAGCGCAGTCAACCGCATCAATCCATTGAACTATTACATTAGCCAAAAGAAAGATATTGCAACTTCAAAGAAAACAGTCATTCCAGCTTCTACACAGACTGTAAAAGCAACCGATAAAGTGACACCCATTGTAGACGATTTCCAAAAAAACACCTTTGAAAATAAAGATGGCTTCAAACTGAACTACTTTACATTTGAACCTAAAGTAGAGCCTGGCAAAACCTACCCATTGGTTGTATTCCTACACGGAAACGGCGAACGTGGTGATGGAAATGGAGTCAACCTGTTAGCAAATGCTGGTGCTGTCACTTGGGCTTCCCCTGAGCAGCAAGCCAAACACCCATCCTTCGTCATCGCTCCTCAAAGCCCAATTGACCTGGAGCACAAATTTATTTGGGCAGATGAACCACGCAACAGCGCTGTTGCCGATTTGGTACGTGAAACGGCCTTGAAATATCCGATCGACACCAACCGCATCTATATCGTAGGTATTTCTCAAGGTGCCATGGGGACATGGAGATTGTTAGAAAAAAATCTTGATCTGTTCGCTGCGGGCGTGCCGATTGCCGGTCTGACCAACTATGAAAAAGCTGTGAACATGTATGCCCCTGTTGACCCTGCACACGTTGAAGTGTTGAAAAACGTTCCGATTTGGGCATTTCATGCTGCAGACGATACGACAGTAAGTCCTAAGAACTCGGAAGAAATGGTTGCTGCCATTAAAGTACAGAGCGGAAACCTCATTCACTTCACTGAATACGAAGCAGGGATTATCAAACCTACAGGACACTTTTCCTGGGTTCCGGCTCTACAAAATCAGGACATGATTGAATGGCTATTTGCACAAAAGAAATAA
- a CDS encoding putative metal homeostasis protein: MAKTDVATARRQLSSPNKVTRRRALRTIKAAKRAK; this comes from the coding sequence ATGGCTAAAACGGATGTGGCTACTGCCAGAAGACAGCTCAGCAGTCCGAACAAGGTAACGCGCAGACGGGCTTTGAGAACGATCAAAGCTGCGAAGCGCGCGAAGTAA
- a CDS encoding cysteine ABC transporter substrate-binding protein yields the protein MRKGMKFTTLLLALSLLLIGLAGCAGAGNTNGSSSGSAKFASIEDIKKNGKIRIGVFADKPPFGYVDSEGKNQGFDVYIAKRFAKDLLGDESKVEFVLVDAASRVAYLESNKVDIIMANFTVTDERKEKVDFANPYMKLSFGIVSPDSAPITTIDQLKGSDQKLIVAKGTTAETYFTKNYPDIKLLKFDQYTEIFSALKDKRGAAIANDNTELIAWAKANPGFTVSIPAFGGQDTIAPAVAKGNKELLDWINNELATLGKENFVHQAYKDTLTSVYGEGFTDQLVVEGGKVN from the coding sequence ATGAGAAAAGGAATGAAGTTCACAACGTTATTACTGGCTTTGAGCTTGCTGCTCATCGGCTTGGCAGGATGTGCAGGGGCTGGTAATACCAACGGTAGTAGTTCGGGTTCGGCTAAATTTGCTTCAATTGAGGACATTAAAAAGAATGGCAAGATTCGAATTGGTGTTTTTGCGGATAAGCCGCCTTTTGGCTACGTAGATTCAGAAGGGAAAAATCAGGGCTTTGATGTGTATATTGCGAAACGGTTTGCCAAAGATCTCTTGGGCGACGAGTCCAAGGTGGAATTCGTCCTGGTGGATGCTGCCAGCCGGGTTGCCTATTTGGAATCCAACAAGGTAGATATCATCATGGCTAACTTTACTGTGACCGATGAGCGTAAAGAAAAAGTCGATTTTGCTAACCCTTATATGAAATTATCCTTTGGCATTGTGTCACCCGACAGCGCTCCAATCACCACGATTGACCAATTGAAGGGATCGGATCAAAAGCTGATTGTTGCCAAGGGAACGACGGCAGAGACCTATTTTACAAAAAATTATCCTGACATCAAGCTGCTCAAATTCGATCAATACACCGAAATTTTCTCGGCTCTCAAAGACAAACGCGGTGCCGCCATTGCCAACGATAATACAGAGCTGATCGCTTGGGCCAAGGCCAATCCCGGCTTCACTGTAAGCATTCCAGCCTTCGGTGGTCAAGATACGATTGCTCCCGCAGTAGCGAAGGGAAATAAGGAACTGTTGGACTGGATCAACAACGAACTGGCTACGTTGGGCAAGGAGAATTTTGTCCATCAAGCCTATAAGGACACACTGACCTCCGTTTACGGAGAAGGCTTTACGGATCAATTGGTTGTAGAGGGCGGAAAGGTTAATTAA
- a CDS encoding amino acid ABC transporter ATP-binding protein, with translation MGEAVEVLLEIRGLDKSFGDRKVLQQISLDVRKGEVVVILGPSGCGKSTLLRCLNGLEPVQGGDIRYRGQDLTDTKVNWREVRQHIGMVFQNYELFPHMTVLENILLGPLKVQRRNRQEALAQAEQLLERVGLLDRKDAYPRQLSGGQKQRIAIVRALCMNPEIMLFDEVTASLDPEMVREVLDVMRELAQQGMTMIIVTHEMGFAKSVGDRIVFMDQGQICEMTTPQQFFTQPETERAQHFLDIFQYETI, from the coding sequence ATGGGAGAGGCTGTTGAGGTTTTATTGGAAATTCGAGGACTGGACAAAAGCTTTGGCGACCGAAAAGTACTGCAGCAGATTAGTCTGGACGTAAGGAAAGGGGAAGTTGTGGTTATTCTCGGCCCTTCAGGATGTGGTAAAAGTACGCTCCTCCGATGTCTTAATGGTCTAGAGCCCGTCCAGGGGGGAGATATCCGTTACAGAGGACAGGATCTGACGGATACAAAAGTGAATTGGCGTGAGGTGCGGCAGCATATCGGAATGGTGTTCCAAAACTATGAGTTGTTTCCACATATGACCGTCTTGGAAAATATATTGCTTGGTCCGCTTAAAGTTCAGCGGCGAAACAGGCAAGAGGCGCTTGCGCAAGCGGAGCAGCTATTGGAGCGAGTCGGTCTGCTAGATCGCAAGGATGCGTATCCGAGACAATTATCAGGCGGGCAAAAGCAACGGATTGCGATTGTGCGCGCCCTGTGTATGAACCCTGAAATTATGCTTTTTGATGAGGTCACCGCATCCTTGGACCCGGAAATGGTCCGAGAGGTGCTGGATGTCATGCGAGAGCTGGCCCAACAGGGGATGACGATGATTATCGTGACGCATGAAATGGGATTTGCCAAGTCGGTAGGAGATCGTATCGTTTTTATGGATCAAGGACAGATATGTGAAATGACTACACCACAGCAATTTTTTACCCAACCGGAAACAGAGCGTGCCCAGCACTTTCTGGATATATTTCAGTACGAAACGATATAA
- a CDS encoding amino acid ABC transporter permease: MLSSGINVLFEGSNFERLLGGLLVTLEIALLSIIIGTLLGILMGLLRTLQSKPIRFVLRFYLETFRIIPILVWLYVVYFGFTPLLNVDISGELTAVIVFSLWGAAEIGDIVRGALESLPKHQVESGQALGLTYWQLYRHVLIPQAVRRMLPGSINLATRMIKTTSLVVLIGVVEVVKVGQQIIELGVIKAPSASFWVYGFIFILYFLVCYPLSRLSKRFERRWQN; the protein is encoded by the coding sequence ATGCTGAGTTCGGGGATTAATGTGCTGTTTGAGGGATCGAATTTCGAGCGTCTGTTAGGGGGATTGCTCGTTACACTGGAGATTGCATTACTTTCCATTATTATTGGTACGCTGCTAGGCATTCTGATGGGTCTGCTGCGCACCTTACAATCAAAACCGATTCGATTTGTGCTGAGATTCTATTTGGAGACATTCCGCATTATTCCGATTTTGGTATGGTTGTATGTCGTGTATTTTGGATTTACTCCTTTACTGAATGTGGATATCAGCGGAGAGTTGACGGCAGTAATCGTATTCAGTCTGTGGGGAGCGGCGGAAATTGGCGACATCGTACGAGGTGCATTGGAATCACTGCCCAAGCATCAGGTGGAATCCGGGCAGGCATTGGGGCTGACCTATTGGCAATTATACCGTCATGTGCTTATTCCCCAGGCGGTGCGCCGCATGCTCCCGGGTTCTATTAATCTAGCGACACGGATGATCAAAACCACATCATTAGTGGTGCTGATCGGTGTTGTGGAAGTGGTCAAGGTCGGGCAGCAGATTATTGAACTTGGTGTAATCAAGGCGCCTTCGGCATCCTTTTGGGTGTATGGTTTTATTTTTATATTGTATTTTCTTGTATGTTATCCGTTATCCAGACTTTCCAAAAGATTTGAACGCAGATGGCAAAATTAG
- a CDS encoding amino acid ABC transporter permease — MNLDWEFIVESLPLYGEAMWLTLKIAFFAILFSLVVGLLCSIVLYYRVKGISGIIVAYIELSRNTPLLVQLYFLYYGFTKIGLHMSEMTCAIVGMTFLGGGYMAEAFRGGIEAVSKTQTESGLSLGLSKIQLARYVILPQAFSISIPSLGANAIFLLKETSIVGAIALLDLMNVAKDLIGMYYKTTESLILLVLAYLVLLLPLSMLLTWVERKVRYAEFGD, encoded by the coding sequence ATGAACTTAGACTGGGAGTTTATTGTAGAAAGCTTGCCGCTGTATGGAGAAGCCATGTGGCTGACGTTGAAGATTGCCTTTTTTGCTATTCTGTTTTCACTAGTCGTTGGTTTGCTGTGCAGCATCGTGCTGTATTACAGGGTGAAAGGAATTAGCGGAATCATTGTAGCTTATATCGAGCTTTCCCGGAATACGCCGCTGCTTGTACAGTTATATTTTCTGTATTACGGGTTTACGAAAATTGGTCTGCACATGAGCGAAATGACGTGTGCCATTGTGGGGATGACCTTTTTGGGCGGGGGCTATATGGCTGAGGCGTTCCGCGGTGGAATTGAAGCCGTGAGTAAAACCCAAACGGAATCCGGGTTGAGCCTCGGACTGTCCAAAATACAACTGGCGAGATATGTTATTTTGCCGCAAGCATTTAGCATTAGTATTCCGTCCTTGGGAGCGAACGCGATCTTTCTACTCAAGGAGACCTCCATTGTGGGTGCCATTGCTTTATTGGATCTGATGAATGTGGCCAAAGACCTGATCGGCATGTACTACAAAACGACAGAATCGTTGATTTTGCTGGTATTGGCATATCTCGTGCTGCTTTTACCTTTGTCGATGCTGCTGACGTGGGTGGAAAGGAAGGTGCGATATGCTGAGTTCGGGGATTAA
- a CDS encoding SulP family inorganic anion transporter, producing the protein MNLKQQWFGNIRADILAGMTVALALIPEAIAFSIIAGVNPMVGLYASISMAIVISFAGGRPAMISAATGAVAVLVVGLVKDYGVEYLFAATILAGIIQVLLGVLKIGRFISFISQPVMTGFVNALAILVFMAQLTHFHGANWIMYAMVAGTLLIVYILPRFVKSVPAPLTAIIIMTIITYVFELNVKTVGDIGTLTSSLPSFHLPQIEWSWHTLRILLPYSFTMALVGLLESLLTASILDEMTETKSNKNREARGQGIANFVNGFFGGMGGCAMIGQSVINVSSGGRGRLSTFTAGVFLAFLLLVLGGVVKEVPMGALVGVMFMVCIGTVDWKSLRNIAKVPKADTFIMVITVIIVMATHDLSKGVIVGVLLSALHFGWKMAKIRISTTEDHEAKVYHVRGPMFFASTTHFVDHFEPSDDPERVVVDFSHSHVWDHSAVTAIGKVLQKYRNSGKSIILQGLNEESRLIVEKLGGPVVTEPIM; encoded by the coding sequence ATGAATCTTAAACAACAATGGTTCGGTAATATCCGGGCTGATATACTTGCGGGCATGACCGTGGCGCTGGCATTGATTCCGGAGGCGATTGCCTTCTCAATCATTGCAGGTGTCAACCCCATGGTCGGACTGTATGCCTCCATCTCGATGGCCATTGTCATTTCTTTTGCAGGCGGACGTCCGGCGATGATCTCGGCAGCAACCGGGGCTGTAGCTGTACTGGTTGTGGGTCTGGTCAAGGATTATGGCGTGGAATATTTATTTGCAGCTACTATTTTGGCTGGGATCATTCAGGTGCTGCTGGGTGTTTTGAAAATAGGTCGCTTTATAAGCTTTATTTCGCAGCCGGTCATGACCGGGTTTGTGAATGCGCTGGCGATCCTCGTCTTTATGGCGCAGCTCACCCACTTTCATGGAGCGAATTGGATCATGTACGCGATGGTAGCGGGAACATTGCTCATTGTGTATATTTTACCGAGGTTTGTGAAAAGCGTTCCCGCTCCATTGACAGCAATTATTATCATGACGATCATTACGTATGTATTTGAATTGAATGTCAAAACGGTAGGAGATATCGGTACGCTAACCAGCTCGCTGCCTTCATTCCATCTGCCGCAAATTGAGTGGTCGTGGCACACGTTGCGGATTTTGCTGCCGTATTCCTTTACGATGGCGCTAGTTGGACTGCTGGAATCACTGCTGACAGCCAGTATTTTGGATGAAATGACCGAAACGAAAAGCAATAAAAACCGGGAAGCCCGTGGGCAAGGGATTGCCAACTTTGTAAATGGCTTTTTTGGGGGCATGGGTGGCTGTGCTATGATTGGACAATCCGTCATTAATGTCAGCTCAGGCGGAAGAGGACGTCTATCCACTTTCACGGCTGGGGTGTTCTTGGCCTTTCTGCTGCTCGTGCTTGGTGGTGTTGTAAAGGAAGTGCCTATGGGCGCATTGGTGGGAGTCATGTTCATGGTGTGTATCGGAACCGTAGATTGGAAGTCACTCCGAAACATCGCCAAGGTACCCAAAGCAGATACGTTTATTATGGTAATCACGGTCATTATCGTGATGGCTACGCATGATTTGTCCAAGGGTGTGATCGTAGGTGTACTGTTGAGTGCCCTGCATTTTGGCTGGAAAATGGCTAAAATCCGTATCAGTACGACTGAGGATCATGAAGCAAAGGTGTACCATGTCAGGGGGCCGATGTTTTTCGCCTCAACGACTCATTTTGTCGATCATTTTGAACCTTCGGATGATCCGGAGCGCGTTGTAGTCGACTTTAGCCATTCACATGTGTGGGATCACTCGGCGGTTACTGCCATTGGCAAGGTGCTGCAAAAATACAGAAACTCAGGTAAATCCATTATCCTGCAAGGGCTAAATGAGGAAAGCCGTTTAATTGTGGAGAAGCTCGGTGGTCCTGTCGTTACAGAGCCGATCATGTGA